In the genome of Staphylococcus durrellii, one region contains:
- a CDS encoding Ada metal-binding domain-containing protein: MGKLNLTQTRWDDIKNNNRNADDQFIYAVNSTLIFCKPSCTAKLAAKKNVTLFSNYIDAMIAGYRPCKKCNPTGQFTDKEEWCIQIKNYIAHYYQETLTLQSIASHCHGSIYHLSRIFKEVEGMTIIDYLHLTRTAEAKKLLLDQTLSLDNIALAIGYKSSSQFIKKFKLHFQITPHKYRQQLPTF; this comes from the coding sequence ATGGGCAAACTTAATCTTACACAAACAAGATGGGATGACATTAAAAATAATAATAGAAATGCCGATGATCAATTTATCTATGCAGTTAACTCTACGTTGATTTTCTGTAAGCCATCATGTACAGCTAAACTGGCCGCTAAAAAAAATGTAACATTATTTAGTAACTATATTGATGCTATGATAGCTGGCTATAGACCTTGCAAAAAATGCAATCCAACCGGACAATTTACGGACAAAGAAGAATGGTGTATACAAATCAAAAATTACATTGCACATTACTATCAAGAAACTTTGACGTTGCAAAGTATCGCTAGCCATTGTCATGGTTCTATATACCATTTATCTAGAATATTTAAAGAGGTAGAGGGGATGACAATAATAGATTATCTCCACCTTACTAGAACTGCTGAAGCTAAAAAATTATTGTTAGATCAAACACTTAGTTTAGATAATATTGCGCTAGCCATTGGTTATAAATCATCCTCTCAATTTATCAAAAAATTTAAACTTCACTTTCAAATAACGCCTCATAAATATCGTCAACAACTTCCGACATTCTAA
- a CDS encoding Y-family DNA polymerase produces MYDYNLLEERDVLCVDQKSFFASVSCLQKGLDPLETKLAVVADTKRQGSVVLAATPALKALGIKTGSRLFEIPHRNDIYIINPSMRKYLEVSVKISQIALRYVPPEDLHQYSIDEFFIDVTDSYHRFSTTIHSFCERLQKEIKAETGIDCTIGVGSNVLLSKVAMDVEAKHTEDKIAEWRYQDVPDKLWPIQPLSEFWGINKRTEKKLNKRGIFSIGELANTPYQYLKRDLGIIGVDLHLHANGIDHSKIREKYKSCNPSICKSQILMRDYKYDETKVVMKELIEDVASRVRARNQLARTIHFSFGYSGDGGVSKQYTLGTPTNLENDIIDVVEKFANDLCDKSALYRTLSISLTNFVDERNRQLDLFIDEYERRRTENLAKTVDRLHNKYGKGIVSRAVSYTDAGTKHGRLGLMAGHKM; encoded by the coding sequence ATGTATGATTATAATTTGTTAGAAGAAAGAGATGTTTTATGCGTTGACCAAAAGAGTTTTTTTGCGAGTGTATCATGTCTTCAAAAAGGATTGGATCCACTTGAAACTAAGTTAGCAGTCGTCGCTGATACAAAACGTCAAGGATCAGTTGTTTTAGCGGCTACACCTGCATTAAAGGCATTAGGTATTAAAACAGGGTCAAGGTTGTTTGAAATTCCACATCGCAATGATATTTATATTATTAACCCAAGTATGAGAAAGTATTTAGAAGTCTCGGTGAAAATATCTCAAATTGCATTACGTTATGTACCACCTGAAGATTTACACCAATATAGTATTGATGAGTTTTTTATAGATGTCACCGATAGTTATCATAGATTTAGTACGACGATACATTCATTTTGTGAAAGATTACAGAAGGAAATTAAGGCGGAGACAGGTATTGATTGTACAATTGGCGTAGGTTCGAACGTTTTACTAAGCAAGGTAGCAATGGATGTTGAGGCAAAACACACTGAGGATAAAATAGCAGAATGGCGCTATCAAGATGTTCCGGATAAATTGTGGCCGATACAACCACTAAGCGAATTTTGGGGGATAAATAAACGAACTGAAAAGAAATTAAATAAAAGAGGTATTTTTTCAATCGGAGAGTTAGCTAATACTCCTTATCAATATTTAAAGAGAGATTTAGGGATTATAGGCGTTGATTTACACTTGCATGCGAATGGTATTGACCATAGTAAAATTAGAGAAAAATATAAGTCTTGTAATCCGTCAATTTGTAAGAGTCAGATTTTGATGCGCGATTATAAATATGATGAAACGAAAGTAGTTATGAAAGAATTGATAGAAGATGTAGCAAGCCGTGTAAGAGCACGCAATCAATTGGCACGGACAATTCATTTTTCATTTGGTTATAGTGGCGATGGTGGTGTAAGTAAGCAATATACATTAGGTACGCCGACAAACTTAGAAAATGATATTATTGACGTCGTCGAAAAATTTGCAAATGATCTATGTGATAAATCAGCGTTGTACCGTACCTTGAGCATTTCTCTAACAAATTTTGTAGATGAGCGAAATAGACAATTAGATTTATTTATTGATGAATACGAACGTAGAAGAACTGAAAATTTAGCTAAAACAGTCGATCGTTTGCATAATAAATACGGTAAAGGCATTGTTTCAAGGGCAGTATCATATACTGATGCTGGAACTAAACACGGCCGTTTAGGCCTTATGGCTGGTCATAAGATGTAA
- a CDS encoding 2-hydroxymuconate tautomerase, whose translation MPIVNVKLLEGRSDEQLKDLVSEVTNAVEKTTGADKNAIHVIIEEMKSAHYGVAGVRKSDQ comes from the coding sequence ATGCCAATTGTAAACGTAAAATTATTAGAAGGCCGTTCTGATGAACAGCTTAAAGATTTAGTATCAGAAGTAACTAATGCCGTAGAAAAAACGACAGGTGCAGACAAAAATGCTATTCATGTCATTATCGAGGAAATGAAATCAGCGCACTATGGCGTCGCTGGCGTCAGAAAGTCAGATCAATAA
- a CDS encoding LCP family protein, whose translation MSEDKHKTEISNEETSHTPPPRRTKKKIRKLPFIIIIVVIAFAILIGYAVHGYNSGIQYAKNHGKTLKKHKFNGASKNDGKITIMVLGADKEQGGISRTDSIMIAQYDYIHKKMKMMSVMRDIYADIPGHGKHKINSAYSIGGPELLRQTLKKNLDIDPEYYAILDFTGFEKMIDELEPNGVPIDVEKNMSANIGVSLKKGEHKLNGKELLGYARFRHDAEGDFGRVRRQQQVMQTLKKQLVSPGTLPKLPKVAGILRGYLNTNMPDSALIQSGMNFGLRGDKDVESKTLPLQNTYQDYQSPTDGSALQIDKATNKKAAKKFLDN comes from the coding sequence ATGAGCGAAGATAAGCATAAGACAGAGATAAGCAATGAAGAAACATCGCACACGCCTCCACCAAGGCGCACAAAAAAGAAAATAAGAAAATTACCTTTTATTATTATAATTGTTGTAATTGCCTTTGCCATTTTAATTGGTTATGCAGTACACGGTTATAATTCTGGAATTCAATATGCCAAAAATCATGGTAAAACATTGAAGAAACATAAATTTAACGGTGCTTCCAAAAATGATGGCAAGATTACAATCATGGTACTTGGTGCAGATAAAGAACAAGGTGGTATTTCTAGAACTGACTCTATTATGATTGCACAATACGATTATATTCATAAAAAGATGAAGATGATGTCTGTTATGCGTGACATTTACGCAGATATTCCTGGTCATGGTAAGCATAAGATTAACTCAGCTTATTCTATTGGCGGTCCAGAATTATTGAGGCAAACATTGAAAAAGAACTTAGATATCGATCCAGAATATTATGCGATTCTAGATTTTACTGGTTTCGAAAAAATGATTGATGAACTAGAACCTAATGGTGTACCTATTGATGTTGAAAAAAATATGTCGGCTAACATTGGTGTGTCATTGAAAAAAGGTGAGCATAAATTAAATGGTAAGGAATTACTTGGTTATGCTCGTTTTAGACACGATGCTGAAGGTGACTTTGGTCGTGTACGACGTCAACAGCAAGTTATGCAGACGTTGAAGAAGCAATTAGTTAGTCCTGGTACGTTACCTAAACTGCCAAAAGTGGCTGGTATTCTAAGAGGTTACTTGAATACGAATATGCCTGATTCTGCTTTAATTCAATCAGGTATGAATTTTGGTTTACGTGGTGATAAAGATGTAGAATCTAAGACACTACCTCTTCAAAATACGTATCAAGATTATCAATCTCCAACGGATGGCAGTGCGTTACAAATAGATAAAGCAACGAATAAAAAAGCAGCGAAAAAATTTTTAGATAATTAA
- the msrA gene encoding peptide-methionine (S)-S-oxide reductase MsrA, translating into MNINKAYFAGGCFWCMVKPFDTFEGIEKVTSGYMGGHVENPTYEQVKTGNTGHYETVEIEYDVALFSYNKLLEIFFSVIDPTDDGGQFQDRGSQYQTAIFYTNDHQQQQAEAYVEQMKHTIDKDKAIATKILPATPFYEAEDYHQDFYKKNPKRYAEEQQQRQKYYD; encoded by the coding sequence ATGAATATAAATAAGGCGTATTTCGCCGGGGGTTGCTTTTGGTGCATGGTAAAACCTTTTGATACATTTGAAGGAATTGAAAAAGTAACTTCGGGGTACATGGGTGGTCATGTTGAAAATCCAACTTATGAACAAGTAAAAACAGGCAATACTGGTCATTATGAGACTGTAGAAATAGAGTACGATGTCGCATTATTTTCCTATAATAAATTATTGGAAATCTTTTTCTCGGTAATTGACCCAACTGACGATGGCGGTCAATTTCAGGATAGAGGTTCTCAATATCAAACTGCTATCTTTTATACAAATGATCATCAACAACAACAGGCTGAAGCATATGTAGAACAAATGAAGCATACTATAGACAAAGATAAGGCTATTGCTACTAAAATTTTGCCAGCCACGCCATTTTATGAAGCGGAAGACTATCATCAAGACTTTTATAAAAAAAATCCAAAACGCTATGCTGAAGAACAACAACAACGCCAAAAATATTACGATTAA
- the mprF gene encoding bifunctional lysylphosphatidylglycerol flippase/synthetase MprF: MTKELRSKLFTTLKVIFAVLLLIVVVINLHKELANIDFKQTFIAFSKIDRFWLVLLFLSGGASMIILSIYDVILNKSLKTSMSIWKMMRIGYIINAFNAVIGFGGFIGATVRYLVYKNYTTEKKVLVQTISVVLISMLTGLSLLSIFVVFHIFNVQHLFDSFAWVKWALYVVALFLPIFIVFTMIKPVQSKQKLLGVYCTLVSSLEWFAAASVLYLALIIVNVHVPFHIFMGVFIIAAISGLVSFIPGGFGAFDLVIILGFKSLNIGEEKIVLALLLYRFAYYFFPLLIALILSIFEFKTTAKRYFEDSKIFVPMQDFSSLFKSYQKDFLSRIPSFAIAILLFFTSILFFLNNITIIYDGLYASNHYVYYIIVSVHTCACLLLFLNVIGVYSLSKRAILFAIISLLLIVLITIYTYASFILLTWLAVMFLLLVVFYKRSKILKRKFSYLKLFYIILVSCGVLFINHLVIYQTLHKLDVYKLEVDTSILRYYFWITILVIAVIVGGIVWYFEHKIKLKENYQYLPVCESIVETYGGNYLSHLMYSGDKQFFVNDSQQAFIMYRTINNAYVVLGDPIGNEKAFNDLLIDFYSNAHYIGYDIIFYQVSERYLSLYHNFGNQFFKLGEEALIDLETFTVAGKKRRGLRATLNKLSDLNMTFEMLYPPFNSTLLNALKEISDNWLDGRQEMHFSLGSFNEDYLSKAPIGIIRDEKQQPIAFCSVMPTYYNDTISVDLIRWNPQVELPLMDALYLHMLLWSKEQGYKRFNIGMATLSNVGQVPFSYAGERVAGRVFEHFNGLYRFQGLRRYKEKFKPEWEARFLVYRKHRSLWLSMLKVMKVIRKKPKIKNDYEI, translated from the coding sequence ATGACTAAAGAGCTAAGAAGTAAGCTTTTCACGACACTTAAAGTAATTTTCGCTGTATTGTTGCTTATTGTAGTCGTTATCAATTTGCATAAAGAACTAGCTAATATAGATTTCAAACAAACTTTTATAGCGTTTAGTAAAATCGATCGTTTTTGGTTAGTTCTTTTATTTTTAAGTGGTGGTGCATCAATGATTATTTTATCTATCTATGATGTTATTTTAAATAAATCACTTAAAACATCGATGTCTATTTGGAAAATGATGCGTATTGGTTACATTATTAATGCATTTAATGCCGTTATTGGTTTTGGTGGTTTCATCGGTGCAACTGTACGTTATTTAGTGTATAAAAATTATACAACTGAGAAAAAAGTATTAGTACAAACTATTTCGGTCGTATTAATCTCCATGTTAACGGGATTGAGTTTGTTATCGATTTTCGTTGTTTTTCATATTTTTAATGTCCAACATCTTTTTGATTCCTTCGCTTGGGTTAAATGGGCGCTCTATGTCGTAGCATTATTTTTACCTATCTTTATTGTTTTTACGATGATTAAACCTGTACAGTCCAAGCAAAAGTTATTAGGTGTATATTGTACATTAGTGTCTAGTCTTGAATGGTTTGCTGCTGCCTCTGTGTTATACTTGGCACTCATCATTGTGAATGTACATGTCCCGTTCCATATTTTTATGGGAGTATTTATTATTGCTGCAATTTCAGGTTTGGTTAGTTTTATTCCCGGTGGGTTTGGTGCATTTGATCTAGTTATTATCTTAGGCTTCAAATCATTAAATATAGGAGAAGAAAAGATTGTCTTAGCGTTATTATTATATCGTTTTGCTTACTATTTCTTCCCATTACTGATTGCATTAATTTTATCTATCTTTGAGTTTAAAACAACGGCTAAACGTTACTTTGAAGATTCTAAGATTTTTGTGCCAATGCAAGACTTTAGTTCTTTATTTAAATCATATCAAAAGGATTTCCTATCACGTATACCATCTTTTGCAATAGCAATTTTGTTATTTTTCACAAGTATATTATTCTTCTTAAATAATATAACTATTATTTATGATGGTTTATATGCTTCTAATCATTACGTGTATTACATTATTGTTTCTGTTCATACTTGTGCATGTTTATTGCTGTTTTTAAATGTGATAGGTGTCTATAGTTTGTCTAAAAGAGCAATTCTATTTGCAATTATTTCATTATTGTTAATTGTACTGATCACTATATATACGTATGCGTCATTCATATTACTAACTTGGTTAGCCGTAATGTTCTTGTTACTTGTTGTTTTTTATAAGCGTTCCAAAATTTTAAAGAGAAAGTTTAGTTACTTGAAATTATTTTATATTATTTTAGTAAGTTGTGGTGTATTGTTTATTAATCATTTAGTGATTTATCAAACATTACATAAGCTAGATGTTTATAAATTAGAAGTAGATACTTCTATTTTAAGATACTATTTTTGGATTACCATTCTAGTCATAGCAGTTATCGTTGGGGGTATAGTTTGGTACTTTGAACATAAAATTAAACTTAAAGAAAACTATCAATATTTACCTGTATGTGAAAGTATTGTTGAAACTTACGGTGGAAATTATCTAAGTCATTTAATGTATAGTGGAGACAAACAATTTTTTGTAAACGATAGTCAACAGGCGTTTATAATGTATAGAACGATTAATAATGCTTATGTTGTTTTAGGTGACCCTATTGGGAATGAAAAAGCATTTAATGATTTACTTATTGATTTTTATAGTAACGCTCATTATATTGGCTATGATATTATTTTCTATCAAGTTTCAGAAAGATATTTATCGTTGTATCATAATTTTGGTAATCAATTTTTCAAATTGGGTGAAGAAGCGCTTATCGATTTAGAGACTTTTACTGTCGCTGGGAAAAAGAGACGTGGGTTACGTGCAACTTTGAATAAGTTAAGTGACTTAAATATGACTTTCGAGATGCTGTATCCACCGTTTAATAGTACGTTGCTAAACGCATTAAAAGAGATTAGTGATAACTGGTTAGATGGACGTCAAGAAATGCACTTTTCGCTAGGTTCTTTCAATGAAGACTATTTAAGCAAAGCACCTATTGGTATTATTAGAGATGAAAAGCAGCAACCTATAGCATTTTGTAGTGTAATGCCAACTTATTATAATGATACTATTTCAGTGGATTTAATTCGTTGGAATCCACAAGTGGAATTGCCATTGATGGATGCATTATATTTACACATGTTGTTATGGTCCAAGGAACAAGGATATAAACGTTTTAATATAGGAATGGCAACTTTATCAAATGTAGGCCAGGTACCATTCTCTTACGCCGGAGAACGTGTTGCAGGTCGAGTATTTGAACATTTTAATGGCTTGTATCGTTTCCAAGGTCTACGTCGTTATAAAGAAAAATTTAAACCGGAATGGGAAGCGAGATTTTTAGTGTATCGTAAACATCGTTCTTTATGGTTGAGTATGTTAAAAGTAATGAAAGTAATTCGTAAAAAACCCAAGATAAAAAATGATTATGAGATATAA
- a CDS encoding AI-2E family transporter yields MSNEEKVNNKSKPKSKLNLNFTETRFMKFLGGKDLIFGLSMLILIGIVIFIFDQVSYIFKPFIIVFNTIIAPIIVSLILFYLFNPIVNLMERYNIPRVWGVSILFLVIIGIIALVVNLLIPLIGVQVKSFGNNFPHYVSKVNQFFDSVTKYSIVADYHNQIQSHLTSLSKKIPNMISDYTNGFSSKIKNFAETLVNVGVVIVTTPFVLFFMLKDGHRFKEFSTNIIPPKFRKDYHDLLEKMSVQVGSYIQGQIIVSFCIGVLLFIGYSIIGLDYSLVLASIAAVTSVVPYLGPTIAISPAIIIALITSPIMLLKLIIVWTAVQFIEGHFISPNIMGKTLKIHPLTIIFILLSAGNLLGVVGVILGIPGYAILKVLVSHIYFLFKRRYNKYYSEDAGEYEFKDDEKEYIRE; encoded by the coding sequence ATGTCAAATGAAGAAAAAGTAAATAATAAAAGTAAACCCAAAAGTAAACTGAACTTAAACTTTACTGAAACACGTTTCATGAAGTTTTTAGGTGGTAAAGATTTGATTTTTGGCTTAAGTATGTTGATTTTAATTGGTATAGTTATATTTATATTTGACCAAGTATCTTACATATTCAAACCATTTATAATCGTATTTAATACGATTATTGCACCAATTATTGTGTCTTTAATTTTATTTTATTTGTTTAATCCCATTGTGAATTTGATGGAACGTTACAATATTCCGCGTGTATGGGGAGTCTCAATATTATTCTTAGTTATTATAGGTATTATTGCATTAGTGGTTAACTTACTAATACCTTTAATAGGAGTTCAGGTGAAAAGTTTTGGAAATAACTTCCCGCATTACGTTAGTAAAGTGAATCAATTTTTCGATAGTGTGACGAAATATTCAATTGTCGCCGATTATCATAATCAGATTCAAAGTCATTTAACATCTTTATCTAAAAAGATTCCAAATATGATTTCTGATTATACGAACGGCTTTAGTTCGAAAATTAAAAACTTTGCCGAAACATTAGTTAATGTCGGAGTAGTAATTGTAACGACACCTTTCGTGTTATTTTTTATGTTAAAAGACGGGCACCGTTTTAAAGAATTTTCAACAAATATTATACCGCCAAAATTCAGAAAAGATTATCATGATTTATTAGAAAAAATGAGTGTTCAAGTTGGTTCTTATATTCAAGGTCAAATTATCGTCTCATTCTGTATCGGGGTATTATTATTTATTGGCTATTCAATTATTGGTCTCGATTATAGTTTAGTATTGGCGAGTATTGCAGCTGTAACGAGCGTGGTACCGTATTTAGGGCCAACGATTGCTATTTCGCCGGCTATTATCATTGCTTTAATAACGTCCCCAATTATGCTGTTAAAACTGATTATCGTATGGACCGCAGTGCAGTTTATCGAAGGTCATTTCATCTCACCAAATATTATGGGAAAAACATTAAAAATTCATCCGCTTACAATTATCTTTATATTATTAAGTGCAGGTAATTTACTTGGTGTGGTTGGTGTTATTTTAGGTATTCCTGGTTACGCAATATTAAAAGTCCTTGTATCACATATTTACTTCTTATTTAAACGTCGTTATAACAAATATTATAGTGAAGATGCTGGCGAATATGAGTTTAAAGACGACGAAAAAGAATATATTAGAGAGTAA
- a CDS encoding PRD domain-containing protein, translated as MDHYLIKKALNNNVIICNIEDQEVILIGKGIGFNKKPGMHVKQHQSIEKIYKLVQQSHLSHYKALVSMTDDYTLQAIIEAVNIITDSKLIIDDEKLVVSLTDHIIFAYKRIQQQQYITNPFILEIKHLYNAAYIIAERVIKRLNDALNITFPEDEIGFIALHIASNTEMLSLSEMTLINKLISKATYIIEHDLQFNIDKQSINYQRFIRHIEFLIRRIQLNERERCSHAVDELLKSQYSLCYNIALKVMKMMQQELNKKIWESEIVFLTLHIYHFMNHHK; from the coding sequence ATGGACCATTACCTTATAAAAAAAGCTTTAAACAACAATGTAATTATTTGTAACATCGAAGACCAAGAAGTGATTTTAATCGGTAAAGGTATAGGTTTTAATAAAAAGCCAGGCATGCATGTTAAGCAGCATCAATCAATCGAAAAAATATATAAACTTGTTCAACAATCACATTTGAGTCATTATAAAGCACTTGTCTCTATGACTGATGATTATACTTTGCAGGCTATTATTGAAGCAGTGAATATTATTACTGATTCCAAATTAATTATCGATGACGAAAAATTGGTTGTCAGTTTAACAGATCATATTATTTTTGCGTATAAAAGAATTCAGCAACAACAATACATTACTAATCCGTTTATTTTAGAAATAAAGCATCTATATAATGCGGCATACATTATTGCTGAAAGAGTTATAAAAAGGCTTAATGATGCTTTGAATATTACATTTCCAGAGGATGAGATTGGTTTTATTGCATTACACATTGCATCAAATACAGAAATGTTATCATTAAGTGAAATGACATTAATAAATAAATTAATTAGTAAAGCGACATATATTATTGAGCATGATTTGCAGTTTAATATAGATAAACAATCAATTAATTATCAACGTTTTATTAGACATATAGAATTTTTAATAAGACGTATTCAGCTTAACGAAAGAGAGCGTTGCTCACATGCAGTCGATGAATTACTAAAATCTCAGTATTCCTTATGTTATAACATTGCTCTAAAAGTAATGAAAATGATGCAACAAGAGTTAAATAAAAAAATTTGGGAGAGTGAAATTGTATTTTTAACGCTACATATTTATCACTTTATGAATCATCATAAATAA
- a CDS encoding alanine/glycine:cation symporter family protein: MSDFDSLIPGWFKVVIETGNDLIWSQYLIGLLITVGIYFTIGSKFVQLRWIPEMFRAIGEKPETLDNGEKGISPFQAFAISAGSRVGTGNIAGVATAIVLGGPGAVFWMWLIAFIGAASAFIEATLAQIYKVPDEDGGFRGGPAYYITKGLNQRWLGIVFAILITVTFAFVFNTVQSNTIAESLNTQYNVNPVVTGLILAVFTAIIIFGGVRSIARISSVIVPVMAIIYIGLVLVILVMNYDQIIPMLVTIVKSAFGAQQVTGGAVGAAILQGVKRGLFSNEAGMGSAPNAAATAAAPHPVKQGLIQSLGVFFDTMLVCTSTAIMILLYSGLKFGDSAPQGVQVTQSALNEHLGSAGGIFLTVAITLFAYSSVIGNYYYGQSNIEFLSKNKVILFIFRCLVVVLVFLGAVVKTQTVWNTADLFMGLMAIVNLISIIGLSNIAFAVMRDYQRQRQAGKKPIFKPEQLEINLFGIESWGMNKKKNSLY, translated from the coding sequence TTGAGTGATTTTGATAGTTTAATTCCGGGTTGGTTTAAAGTTGTTATCGAGACCGGAAATGATTTAATTTGGTCACAATACTTAATTGGTTTATTAATTACAGTTGGAATTTATTTTACAATTGGTTCGAAATTCGTTCAATTACGATGGATACCTGAAATGTTTCGTGCAATTGGTGAAAAACCTGAAACACTAGACAATGGTGAAAAAGGAATATCACCATTCCAAGCATTCGCAATCAGTGCTGGTTCACGTGTAGGTACAGGTAATATCGCAGGTGTTGCTACCGCGATTGTACTTGGTGGGCCAGGAGCAGTATTCTGGATGTGGTTAATTGCGTTTATTGGTGCTGCAAGTGCATTTATAGAGGCAACATTAGCACAAATTTATAAAGTTCCAGATGAAGACGGTGGTTTCCGTGGTGGACCAGCTTATTACATAACTAAGGGTTTAAATCAAAGATGGTTAGGTATCGTCTTTGCTATTTTAATTACAGTAACTTTTGCTTTTGTATTTAATACAGTTCAATCTAATACAATTGCCGAATCTTTAAATACACAATATAATGTTAATCCTGTTGTCACTGGTTTAATATTAGCAGTATTTACAGCCATTATTATTTTCGGTGGTGTACGTAGTATCGCTCGTATTTCTTCTGTTATAGTTCCTGTAATGGCAATCATTTATATTGGTTTAGTCTTAGTCATTTTAGTGATGAATTATGACCAAATTATCCCAATGCTTGTTACAATCGTAAAAAGTGCTTTCGGTGCACAACAAGTAACTGGTGGCGCAGTCGGTGCTGCTATTTTACAAGGTGTTAAGCGTGGTTTATTCTCTAACGAAGCAGGTATGGGTTCTGCACCTAATGCTGCCGCAACTGCTGCCGCGCCTCACCCTGTAAAACAAGGACTTATTCAATCATTAGGTGTGTTCTTCGATACAATGCTAGTGTGTACATCTACTGCGATTATGATCTTATTATATAGTGGCTTGAAATTTGGAGATAGCGCACCACAAGGCGTTCAAGTTACACAATCTGCATTGAATGAACATTTAGGAAGTGCAGGTGGTATTTTCCTAACTGTAGCTATTACCCTATTTGCTTATTCTTCAGTTATCGGCAATTACTATTATGGTCAATCGAATATTGAATTTTTATCAAAAAATAAAGTGATTTTATTTATTTTCAGATGTTTAGTTGTTGTATTAGTATTTCTCGGTGCCGTTGTCAAAACGCAAACAGTATGGAATACAGCTGATCTATTTATGGGTCTAATGGCTATCGTCAACTTAATTTCTATTATTGGTTTATCGAACATTGCTTTTGCAGTAATGAGAGATTACCAACGTCAAAGACAAGCTGGTAAGAAACCAATATTCAAGCCTGAACAATTAGAAATCAATCTATTTGGCATTGAAAGCTGGGGCATGAATAAGAAAAAGAATTCATTATATTAG